A stretch of the Aegilops tauschii subsp. strangulata cultivar AL8/78 chromosome 4, Aet v6.0, whole genome shotgun sequence genome encodes the following:
- the LOC109739362 gene encoding uncharacterized protein isoform X5, whose amino-acid sequence MSLLELSEDEETTTCSSCARPRREANLILHQAIGGEYMSVTDAGYLSVLFDVGEIIGGILAGFMSDQLDARATTASRAGARVDDIYSHDPSVVLVTWHLEWKGLPFQFSRVWTLYRSELGPHRQQRIQILGDRL is encoded by the exons ATGTCCCTGCTAGAGCTGAGCGAGGACGAGGAGACCACCACCTGCTCTAGCTGCGCAAGGCCACGCAGAGAGGCCAACCTCATCCTCCATCAAG CTATTGGAGGCGAGTACATGTCGGTCACGGATGCTGGTTATCTATCAGTTTTGTTCGATGTAGGAGAAATCATTGGTGGAATTCTTGCTGGGTTCATGTCTGATCAGCTCGATGCTAGGGCCACTACTGCAT CCCGTGCAGGTGCACGGGTTGACGACATCTACAGCCACGACCCCTCCGTCGTCCTCGTCACCTGGCACCTTG AGTGGAAGGGGCTGCCGTTCCAGTTCAGCAGGGTCTGGACCCTCTACCGCAGTGAGCTCGGCCCGCATCGGCAACAGCGGATTCAGATTTT AGGAGATCGTCTGTGA
- the LOC109739362 gene encoding uncharacterized protein isoform X7: MSLLELSEDEETTTCSSCARPRREANLILHQAIGGEYMSVTDAGYLSVLFDVGEIIGGILAGFMSDQLDARATTACARVDDIYSHDPSVVLVTWHLEWKGLPFQFSRVWTLYRSELGPHRQQRIQILGDRL, translated from the exons ATGTCCCTGCTAGAGCTGAGCGAGGACGAGGAGACCACCACCTGCTCTAGCTGCGCAAGGCCACGCAGAGAGGCCAACCTCATCCTCCATCAAG CTATTGGAGGCGAGTACATGTCGGTCACGGATGCTGGTTATCTATCAGTTTTGTTCGATGTAGGAGAAATCATTGGTGGAATTCTTGCTGGGTTCATGTCTGATCAGCTCGATGCTAGGGCCACTACTGCAT GTGCACGGGTTGACGACATCTACAGCCACGACCCCTCCGTCGTCCTCGTCACCTGGCACCTTG AGTGGAAGGGGCTGCCGTTCCAGTTCAGCAGGGTCTGGACCCTCTACCGCAGTGAGCTCGGCCCGCATCGGCAACAGCGGATTCAGATTTT AGGAGATCGTCTGTGA
- the LOC141021889 gene encoding uncharacterized protein has protein sequence MEPRISVETTLIDLGRLTFRRSFGPPDLTAWHELLDCIALHDPDVEQAGDHISWRLDPSSSFSTKSLYRAIAPTPSLEPLVLIWWIQLPLKIRIFMWQWIRGRVPSGVEVLKQNVPGDRICPLCGTEEGSNIIFSCVSAQFLWSCLRGVVGGNWCHNNFPTLFAELQASALSVRHIRWLTVGVLAWTL, from the coding sequence ATGGAGCCTAGGATATCTGTTGAGACGacccttattgacttagggcgcCTCACGTTCCGGAGGTCCTTTGGGCCTCCGGACCTCACCGCTTGGCATGAACTTCTTGACTGCATCGCCCTCCATGACCCGGACGTGGAGCAGGCCGGGGACCACATCTCCTGGCGCCTTGACCCGTCGAGCAGCTTCTCCACCAAATCCCTATACCGGGCCATCGCTCCCACACCTTCCCTGGAGCCGCTTGTGCTCATCTGGTGGATCCAGCTGCCGCTAAAGATTCGGATCTTCATGTGGCAGTGGATCCGCGGACGGGTTCCATCTGGTGTGGAGGTTCTCAAACAGAATGTCCCAGGTGACAGAATTTGCCCCCTCTGCGGGACGGAGGAGGGCTCCAACATCATCTTCTCCTGCGTGTCCGCTCAGTTCCTCTGGAGTTGCCTTCGCGGGGTGGTGGGTGGGAATTGGTGTCACAACAACTTCCCAACCCTCTTCGCCGAGCTCCAGGCATCGGCACTCTCGGTCCGCCACATTAGATGGCTGACGGTTGGAGTCCTTGCCTGGACGCTCTGA
- the LOC109739362 gene encoding uncharacterized protein isoform X4 — MSLLELSEDEETTTCSSCARPRREANLILHQAIGGEYMSVTDAGYLSVLFDVGEIIGGILAGFMSDQLDARATTACARVDDIYSHDPSVVLVTWHLEWKGLPFQFSRVWTLYRSELGPHRQQRIQILISEEIVCEYNKRLRFDLHCMRKAGSGAPS, encoded by the exons ATGTCCCTGCTAGAGCTGAGCGAGGACGAGGAGACCACCACCTGCTCTAGCTGCGCAAGGCCACGCAGAGAGGCCAACCTCATCCTCCATCAAG CTATTGGAGGCGAGTACATGTCGGTCACGGATGCTGGTTATCTATCAGTTTTGTTCGATGTAGGAGAAATCATTGGTGGAATTCTTGCTGGGTTCATGTCTGATCAGCTCGATGCTAGGGCCACTACTGCAT GTGCACGGGTTGACGACATCTACAGCCACGACCCCTCCGTCGTCCTCGTCACCTGGCACCTTG AGTGGAAGGGGCTGCCGTTCCAGTTCAGCAGGGTCTGGACCCTCTACCGCAGTGAGCTCGGCCCGCATCGGCAACAGCGGATTCAGATTTT GATTTCAGAGGAGATCGTCTGTGAATATAACAAGAGGCTGAGATTTGACCTGCACTGCATGCGAAAAGCAGGTTCAGGAGCTCCAAGCTAA
- the LOC109739362 gene encoding uncharacterized protein isoform X1, with product MSLLELSEDEETTTCSSCARPRREANLILHQAIGGEYMSVTDAGYLSVLFDVGEIIGGILAGFMSDQLDARATTASRAGARVDDIYSHDPSVVLVTWHLEWKGLPFQFSRVWTLYRSELGPHRQQRIQILWWPVRRISEEIVCEYNKRLRFDLHCMRKAGSGAPS from the exons ATGTCCCTGCTAGAGCTGAGCGAGGACGAGGAGACCACCACCTGCTCTAGCTGCGCAAGGCCACGCAGAGAGGCCAACCTCATCCTCCATCAAG CTATTGGAGGCGAGTACATGTCGGTCACGGATGCTGGTTATCTATCAGTTTTGTTCGATGTAGGAGAAATCATTGGTGGAATTCTTGCTGGGTTCATGTCTGATCAGCTCGATGCTAGGGCCACTACTGCAT CCCGTGCAGGTGCACGGGTTGACGACATCTACAGCCACGACCCCTCCGTCGTCCTCGTCACCTGGCACCTTG AGTGGAAGGGGCTGCCGTTCCAGTTCAGCAGGGTCTGGACCCTCTACCGCAGTGAGCTCGGCCCGCATCGGCAACAGCGGATTCAGATTTT ATGGTGGCCTGTGAGGAGGATTTCAGAGGAGATCGTCTGTGAATATAACAAGAGGCTGAGATTTGACCTGCACTGCATGCGAAAAGCAGGTTCAGGAGCTCCAAGCTAA
- the LOC109739362 gene encoding uncharacterized protein isoform X6, whose product MSLLELSEDEETTTCSSCARPRREANLILHQAIGGEYMSVTDAGYLSVLFDVGEIIGGILAGFMSDQLDARATTASRAGARVDDIYSHDPSVVLVTWHLEWKGLPFQFSRVWTLYRSELGPHRQQRIQIFLHCG is encoded by the exons ATGTCCCTGCTAGAGCTGAGCGAGGACGAGGAGACCACCACCTGCTCTAGCTGCGCAAGGCCACGCAGAGAGGCCAACCTCATCCTCCATCAAG CTATTGGAGGCGAGTACATGTCGGTCACGGATGCTGGTTATCTATCAGTTTTGTTCGATGTAGGAGAAATCATTGGTGGAATTCTTGCTGGGTTCATGTCTGATCAGCTCGATGCTAGGGCCACTACTGCAT CCCGTGCAGGTGCACGGGTTGACGACATCTACAGCCACGACCCCTCCGTCGTCCTCGTCACCTGGCACCTTG AGTGGAAGGGGCTGCCGTTCCAGTTCAGCAGGGTCTGGACCCTCTACCGCAGTGAGCTCGGCCCGCATCGGCAACAGCGGATTCAGATTTT TTTGCACTGTGGATAA
- the LOC109739362 gene encoding uncharacterized protein isoform X3 translates to MSLLELSEDEETTTCSSCARPRREANLILHQAIGGEYMSVTDAGYLSVLFDVGEIIGGILAGFMSDQLDARATTASRAGARVDDIYSHDPSVVLVTWHLEWKGLPFQFSRVWTLYRSELGPHRQQRIQILISEEIVCEYNKRLRFDLHCMRKAGSGAPS, encoded by the exons ATGTCCCTGCTAGAGCTGAGCGAGGACGAGGAGACCACCACCTGCTCTAGCTGCGCAAGGCCACGCAGAGAGGCCAACCTCATCCTCCATCAAG CTATTGGAGGCGAGTACATGTCGGTCACGGATGCTGGTTATCTATCAGTTTTGTTCGATGTAGGAGAAATCATTGGTGGAATTCTTGCTGGGTTCATGTCTGATCAGCTCGATGCTAGGGCCACTACTGCAT CCCGTGCAGGTGCACGGGTTGACGACATCTACAGCCACGACCCCTCCGTCGTCCTCGTCACCTGGCACCTTG AGTGGAAGGGGCTGCCGTTCCAGTTCAGCAGGGTCTGGACCCTCTACCGCAGTGAGCTCGGCCCGCATCGGCAACAGCGGATTCAGATTTT GATTTCAGAGGAGATCGTCTGTGAATATAACAAGAGGCTGAGATTTGACCTGCACTGCATGCGAAAAGCAGGTTCAGGAGCTCCAAGCTAA
- the LOC109739362 gene encoding uncharacterized protein isoform X2, protein MSLLELSEDEETTTCSSCARPRREANLILHQAIGGEYMSVTDAGYLSVLFDVGEIIGGILAGFMSDQLDARATTACARVDDIYSHDPSVVLVTWHLEWKGLPFQFSRVWTLYRSELGPHRQQRIQILWWPVRRISEEIVCEYNKRLRFDLHCMRKAGSGAPS, encoded by the exons ATGTCCCTGCTAGAGCTGAGCGAGGACGAGGAGACCACCACCTGCTCTAGCTGCGCAAGGCCACGCAGAGAGGCCAACCTCATCCTCCATCAAG CTATTGGAGGCGAGTACATGTCGGTCACGGATGCTGGTTATCTATCAGTTTTGTTCGATGTAGGAGAAATCATTGGTGGAATTCTTGCTGGGTTCATGTCTGATCAGCTCGATGCTAGGGCCACTACTGCAT GTGCACGGGTTGACGACATCTACAGCCACGACCCCTCCGTCGTCCTCGTCACCTGGCACCTTG AGTGGAAGGGGCTGCCGTTCCAGTTCAGCAGGGTCTGGACCCTCTACCGCAGTGAGCTCGGCCCGCATCGGCAACAGCGGATTCAGATTTT ATGGTGGCCTGTGAGGAGGATTTCAGAGGAGATCGTCTGTGAATATAACAAGAGGCTGAGATTTGACCTGCACTGCATGCGAAAAGCAGGTTCAGGAGCTCCAAGCTAA